In the genome of Desulfofundulus luciae, the window TACCGGTGCGATTAAAGAAAATTTCTTCAGGGCAATGGTTTCCCTTTCCTGGTCGGTGAGCATAAACTACCAGTCCTCCCTGTTACATTTTCTGGGAGGCTCTAAGCGCTTAAAGCCCTTTGACGCGTCACCAGCATAATAACACTTTCTCCGGTCGGCCCCAAGAAAAAAGGTTTGTTGGTGGTATCATGAACTGATTCCGGGTACTCTAAAGGTTCCTTTTATGCTAAAATATTGTGCAGAGGAGCCATAAAAGAGTACCCACATTGGGCATAAAACCTGCTGGAGAAGGTCTGGATCCGGGGAAATCCAGTTGCCACAATGTGCAGTACCTTTCTGGCTCCTTCTTTTTTGTCCGGGCTGTCCTGTGGGAGGCTGACCCTGGGGAGAAGCTGGCGCAGGCCCACTTTGATGTTGTTTAAGTTGGCTAAAAATCGCCTCACGTAAAATTGCAGATGGCTTGCTTCCCAGTACAGGTTCTCGAACAATTTTTTCAGCAGATTTAAACACTCGGAAAATGAGTGATGGGAAACCAGAGCATGCCAAAGGGTAGTAAAGATTATCTCGACCGTGTACTGGAAATACGGCAGGCAGAAGGAAGGCAGGTACGAAATGGTGGTCCGGCAGTATTTGCAATAGTAGCGGCGGATGAGAATCCGGCCACAGAAATTTGCCGCGATGACGTTGCGTTGATAAAAACCGTGTTTTTGAGGGGGTGCCTTGACCAGACAACCGGGGTTGGGGCATGAGAGTGGTTGGGGAAAAGGAAAATCTTTGCCCAGGCGGGCGTATTCTTCCGGCGGTACAGGCGTGTAAAATATCTGCTGCATGGCGGTCACTTCCAGCAAATATTCTACCTGTTCCACAGCCGGAAGAAAAGGGGTCAATCA includes:
- a CDS encoding DUF6431 domain-containing protein, which produces MEQVEYLLEVTAMQQIFYTPVPPEEYARLGKDFPFPQPLSCPNPGCLVKAPPQKHGFYQRNVIAANFCGRILIRRYYCKYCRTTISYLPSFCLPYFQYTVEIIFTTLWHALVSHHSFSECLNLLKKLFENLYWEASHLQFYVRRFLANLNNIKVGLRQLLPRVSLPQDSPDKKEGARKVLHIVATGFPRIQTFSSRFYAQCGYSFMAPLHNILA